ATCTTCACATTGTTCTTCACGGTGGTGTTTGAACTCATGGGTTTAGTAATTGGTAATGTCGTCATTATCGCTATTTCAGTTATAGACATTATAGGTCTAACTAATATTTTACTTTAGAATATGTAACCTatgttatacacacacacatacacacacacacacacagccaaatGGAGACTCTGACGAAAGCAAAGTTTGAAGAACACACATTTTAATCTCAAAAACGATTATTTCTAACTTGGTCAATGActattttctatttattttactATACTTCCCATTCCAACACATTTCATGTGTGTTTTCATGGAAAACAAGGGAATTTCTAAGTGATCTCAAAACTTTTAAATGGTAGGGTATAAGCACTGctcaaaaaattaaaggaacactttttaattagagGGTAGCATCAAGTCAGTAAaatttctgggatattgatctccTCAGTTAAGTGGCAGAGGGGGGTGTTAATCAGTTTCTGCCGCTTTGGTGTTAGTGAAATTAACAACAGGTGCACTAGAGGGACAACAATGAGATAACCCTCAAAACACGATTGGTTTaccaggtggaggccactggcatttttccaggATGTCAGGATAAGCACTGCCAgagcctacaaaatgacctccagcagaccactggtgtgaatgtctctggccaaacaatcagaaatagACCTCCTGAGGGTGGCCTGAGGGTCCAACATTGTCtaatgggccctgtgctcacttcCAGGCACAGTGGacctcgattggcatttgccatagaataccagaattggcaggtctgccactggcaccttgagcttttcacagatgagatcaggttcaccctgagcacatgtgacagacgtgaaagggtctggagaagctgtggagaacattatgctgcctgcagcattgttcagcatgaccggtttgttggtgggtcagtgatggtctggggaggcatatccatggagggacgcaaagacctctacaggctagaaaACGGCACCTtcactgccattaggtatcgggatgaaatccttggacccattgtcagaccccatgctggtgcagtgggtcctgggttcctcctggtgtacagcaatgcccggcctcatgtggcgagagcatgtaggcagttcctggaggatgaaggaattgacaCCACTGACTGGCCCCCACGCttgcctgacctaaatccaatagaacaccaCCGGGTGTTTGTATTTTGGTCCATCTGACACCGACAGATtgtacctcagactgtccaggacctcagtgatgccctggttcagatctcggaggagatcccccaggacaccatctaTCGGCTCATTAGGAGCAGCCACGacgttgtcaggcatgcatacgagcacgtgggggccatacaaactactgagcacgattttgagttgctgcaatgaaatttcgccaaaatggactagcctgctgcatcatttttttactttgattttcgggtctttgaattcagccctctgtagatTGATAATTTTTATTTCCATCAAATGATGTGGaatcctttcattcctaacacacTACTCAGTCTATATCAGTATAAATATcaagcatgattttttttttccaattaagatctgatgtgttttcaaagttttccttaatttttttttgagcagtgcatATAAATTTCTTTTAACAGACTTAAAATATACAAGTTTACATTTAACAGAAGCATGTCTTGCTGACAAGACTAAGTACATAATCGTGTGCTGTTGAGTGTTGAGCGTCTCACTCCAGAATGCTCAGTAAGCTAGCCGACTGTAATGTTCTCTGCAGATCTACCTGCTCATACATCATCTTGCCAAGGGCGGCCTTATGATAAAACAGGTATGTTTTTCTGTTTCGTGGTGGATCATTCTGACAAATGCAATTTTATGAAACAGAACTGGATGTTTTTGTTAAAACAGATGTGATCCTGGGTTTCGTTGCTTCCATTTTTGTTGCCGTTTTAAACAATGACTCATATTATGGTGAGTGATTGTTCAGATGTTTCACATAAAATACGTATTTATGGCTGAAGATAATGTTGTGGTTATTAATCTTGTCCTCTCTCCTCTAGCATGCACATTATCATATGGCCTGGGTATAATGACTTTTGCCGTTGTGGGAACAGTAAGAAAATACAACTGTTTGAGGTAAGAATAGTCTAAATTATAGTTTAACACACATGGCCAGCTCTAGCTGTAGGCAGGATAGGTGAATGCTCAGGGCCTCCACATGACCAGTGTTGAGGAGGAAGTTAAATGCTCACTGCATTGGGGGGGCAAGTAAAgctttgcccaggggccccgaAAAGGAAGTTCTGGCCTTGTTGACTCAATTCAGTTGTGATGGAAAAATTGCTGAAAATTCTTTTGTCTTTCAGGAGTAAAAGATATCAGGAGTAAAAAGTGAATTGGTGAgttgatattttttatttagcaggCTTTAATGCAGggatgtcaaactccagtcctggggggccagagccctgtgtAATTTAGCTCTTTCCttcttccaccacaaatgatttagcttatgagctgtgtggtaattagcacaaggagctgAATCAGGTGCGTTAAATGtaggagtttgacacccctgcagtAATGTGATTATACAGTGGATATAAAAAGTGTGCACACCCCTGTTAAAATACCAGGCTTTTGTAACGTAAAAAAATGAGACCATGATAAAAATTTCAAAACCTTTCCCACCTTTAATGTGACTATAACCGGTACTCGTTTGATTCGACTGAAATCCATCTTGGGTATGGTGTTCTTTTGGTGACGGCCAGTGTTGTTTTTGTGCCAAACATACCTTTTGGAATTGTGGCCCAAAAGTTCAGCCTTGGTCTCATAAGACCACAACCAATTTTCCCACATGCTTTTGGGAGACTTGATGTATTTTTTGGCAAAATTTAGCTGTCCCTGGATGACCCTACCCCATAGTCCAGGCATATGGAGAATAAGGGAGATTGTTGTCACATGTAGTACACAACCAGTATTTGCTAGAAATTCCTGGAGCTAGAAATTTCTTTTGGCAGCCTCCCTGACCAGTTATCATCTTGTCTTTTCATCGATTTTGGATGGACGTCCAGTTCTTGGTAACGTCACAGTTGGTCCTGTATTTTCTCCACTTCTTCATGACTGTCTTCACTGTGTTCCATGGTATATAGCATATGGTATATGGTATATGTAATGCTGTGGGAATCTTTTTGCACCCTTCTCCTGAGTAATACCTTTCAACAATAAGATTGCTTTGGTGCTGTGTAAGCTCTCTGCGAACCCTGGCGTTTGGCTCTGGCAGTGATGCTAGCTGGTGGTGGCTCCTATGTCATCTGATAGATTGACTGACTGTCAGTGATTGCAAAGTGTTTTTAAtggctttttttttatatgtcttCATCATATTCATCTAGGGTCCAGGAGTCTCTGCACCCTCAGGATCACTGTGTGATGCTCAGGTATTAGGGGTGTAATTTGCCTTAAGCTCTCTGATAGGTTTCAGGTTTTTAATTCTTTGTGAAGAATGAAAACTGTAATATGTCTAAATTTAAACTGTAAAGTCTTAATTTAAATTACTTCAAACCGATACACGTGTGCCATATTTTTGCAAACAAATGTGAAGATTTAAAAGGACTCATTGGAGTAAAATCTTGTGGACACACCAGTAATAGTGATATAATCTGTGCAATATACTGTTTGCTTGGTATTCTGTTTGTATAATGTTTGCACTGTGCGCTAATTTGCACAAAGATTTTGTTTTGCACTCTAtacatctgtgcactttatgtaccttgctgctgtatgcaaaATAATTTCCCTCCGAAATCGATAAAGTTTATTTTCTTAGCTGTGAAAATCCATCCGTCTCCCATCCATGAAGTCCACCCAAGGCAGCAGAGCACACAGCTAGGAGGACATCTTATCATGAAGATGATTATGATAAAATATAATTCCACAATTTGCCATAGTGAGTGGCTATTACACACATAAAGACCCTCATACATAACTGCAAAGTTTAAAAAGTCTCAAATTATGAAGATGGTTTGCATCAATGCCATACATGCACCTGTTCTATGACTCTATGTTCTATGATTTTTTAATATTTCCAACAATAGCAGAACCAGGAATGAGAATGTCGACGGGCAGAAAGCCAGGTGGATCAGTCCCAAAACGATTCACTTAGTGACCAAATCACACTATAGAATCGTATTTTTTACAAACCATGTATTTCTTTAAATCAGTTTTATATGACTTGAACAAATGACTTGAACAAATgaacaaaaagaaagaaatctATTTGCCTCTAGACAGCACATTTCATCGGGTTGACCTCATTACACACAGATACCCATCAGACATATTCGTTTTATCATTCTGTACTTCTGACTTTGAATACTGAATGCGTGAACCCAGCACAACTTCGTACGGGAACCTAGGTCTGCTCCCTTTGTAATACAGCCTGTGTGATTTACTTATGTGCTAAAGTGTGACCTATCTAAACAAAACTTTCTGACCCATCGCTTAAACCTTCAGGTGGTATCTGGTAATACAGCGTTTTGGGAGGACCATGCTGGTAATTGTTGATGAAACAAAATTTCAGTTGTTTTTGGAAAGTATGTTTTAGGTGAGATAAACCCTGAAACAAAGATACATTATCACTGAgacagaaatgggggggggggtcagcctgTCAGTTTAGGGTTACAAGTGAGGTGAGTGTCACTGTTCATTTCATTGCCTCTGTACCTGTGTGACCAGAGCCCCCATTAGCTGTGTTCCATAGTGATTGTGTATATGgggttaatttttttaattccctTTTTGAATTAACACGGGAATCCCCCAAGAAAGGTCTGTTCCTTTCCGAAAGTCCCGTCTCATGCAATTCTATTCTCTGAGTTGTCCATGCTTTCCCACACCTTTAAATGACCTTGCATGAACTTGTAGATGTTTTTGGGCTGCAATAATTTGAAACAATTTAATTCACGATAAAGAAATACTTGAACCAAAATgctccattttatttttaaaaataattagacACAGCAAGGAATTGCAAAAACCAGACAGGCAGAGAACATACATTGTTGTTCGTCTTATCGCTATATAGTCTGCTTTAAAGGATTACCATGTAAATGACCAAATCATAACCACAGACTTACAACGTAACATGTTAATAGATCATTAAGAAacctttaaaatgcattatagtTTTGAAACACAATTCACAAAAAAATCCCACGAACTTGTAGTTTCCAGAGAAGTATCTAAAAACACGTTAAACAGTAGATATCCGAAAACCCAAGAAGCTGAAGCTTTAAATCTCATCTAGGTTATATCAACAGTAATAGGTGAGCGGGGAGGGAGTTTGGCAGATTCTAAAAACATTAGATACATTAAAATTGATTAATAGAATGAAAGAGTCTCAGATACCGATGCCAGCAAGGAGTCATGGAAAGAGTTTTCATACTTATACTTGCACTACAGTAATGTTATTTTGATATTCTCTGAAATGCACGCATGCTTTATATTATGTTCTTCTGTTGAGATCAAAATAACCTGATCAGATTTAGATATTTGTTATGGCTCTCAGGTTTAGCTTGGAAGTATCATTAAAGAATGTCAATTTATCAAAGAACTTCTTTGGACATAGCAAGGTCTTCACTGGACTACAGAAATACTTCATAATGCTGTAacatgatgaggaagcctgagtTTAGGCCCTGCTTTTGGCCCTGCTAGTAAGCAGTGCTGTGTCAGCAGGGGTAGGGCTTGGCCATGGCTTGCATGAAAGCTTTCAGTTTGCAGTATGGCTCTGGCATGGCTCGGTTCTAggtgccagtggaaaagcaccctaagGCTACGGCACCCCAAATTCCTGGCTGGATTTGGGGTGAGGAAGAAGACAAAGAATAGGGGTCAATTTAACAGCatgtgaatataaactaataaatgtCTATGGTTTACAAAAGTGTTAATGGTTGATTTATTGATGACACAGGACAAAATTTAATGCCAAGCGTGTCACAGTGAAGGCCAACCCCTTGGTGCATCTACTTGGCATTAGCAGAGCTGCTGATCATCTTCTTGGCCACCTGCACGATGGCATCCCTGTCAATGCCAAAGATCTTGAGTAACTCGGCTGGCTTGCCACTGCGGGGCACATGGACCACAGCCAGACGATGCACCGTGAGCCCAGCCTCGTTCACTATGGCAGAGCACACTGCCTCCCCCAGGCCACCTGGTGGAATGACAGCAGCTGCTTTAACATCATAGGGCCACAGCCTTTGTACAAATAGATATATTTGGTTCTCCAGATTCTCAAATCTAGGGAAATCCAATTTCCCATTTGATCGGAACCTATCCAGCCCGGCAGAGCTGAGATCCTGACCTCCGGGGGACAGTGAATACTGGCCCAGGAGACCTGGAGTCCATGTTAATGGAACAGTGCTCCAAACACCAAATGCACTGCACTGCCACCCCACCCTATCCAAGGAATGGGGGCAGCTCTgttcaggccagtcaagttcctccacaccagactcgctcacccatgtccttatggaccttgctttgtgtcaGAGTTGGCGACTCCAGCACAATGTGCACATCAGCATGCATTGTCCCTGCTCCGTGATTCTATGTGGCTgacttgctgttgttcccaattgcttccactttgttataatgccACTAACGGTTGACCGCGGAATATTTAACATCGAGGAAATTTCAGAAAGGATGCCACCCATGCAAAAAGTCCAATCATGGTACCACACTTAATTTCAGTGAGCTCCTGAGCTTCAATGAGCATTTTACAAATGTTTCTAGAAGCAGTTTGCATGCCTAGGTccatgattttatacacctgtgcctatggaagtgattggaacagctGAATTCAACTATTTGGAAgggtgtcccattacttttgacATACATATAGTGTATGTCAATTGGAGTAGGGGGCAGTGGGCGGAACTATGGATCACTGTCTGCTTGCTGATTGAATTGTTCTAGTGTTTCTGACACATAGTCGCCTGTGTCGCCCAAACTAAAAGTCACACCCAGCCTAAGTTAGCTGTTCATGTGCAGCTTCCAATTCATACCTTTTTATTCACAGCGTCTTATTTCGTGGCTTAAGTTATTCCCAGCTTCCTTAGACGGGGGTATTCGCATTGCCACATACAACCTAGTTTGTAGTTAAGACATTtcgaaaatacaaaataaaatataaatagaatTTTTAAGCTGTAGCACATATTTCTGCAGGTGTAGCCATGTTTCCAGCTAGGTAGCCTATAAAACCTGGCCCAGGCTGATTTCAATGTCCTTAGAGTGCGTAATGTCCGTACCTGCTGTTGAACTATGCATTTAATATTTTCCTTACCCAGGATGAATATGACCTCCACATTCCATTTGGAAATGTGGCTTCTTATTTGAATCAATTACGTGTACAATTGCTCAGTGTCATGCGACCAGTTTACTGTTATGTAAGAAGAATCACATTATGCCTGGGTAATTTCACCATTTTCATTACAAGGAGACTTGTGaaatgtttatataacatagaTATATGTGCTACATTTTAAACCTTTCATTCATACGTTATTTTCTATATTCAAAATGTCCTAGATAAAAGCTGCAGCATGTGCCGTGCAAACACTCCCTTTTAGTGAAGCTACAAATGAGATGCAAACTTTAGCCGCGGAATAAGACGCTGCGAATAAAAAGCTAAAACTGGTTAACTGACATTAAGCAGCGAGCAGTTAATAGagacacaatgtcacagtgggcctgtgttcatagGGGGGTACCGCAGGGCTCAAtgttaggaccactattgtttctaatttacattaatgatattgacaccaatacatacagtaaactgattaaatttgcagacgacaccaaggtgggtggtgtagcagatactgatctagcagaaAAGGCAGAGCACTCACCTTCATAGTAGTGGTCTTCCACAGTGATGATACGGCCCTTGGTTGCCTTTGCATTGTTGATGATGGTTTGAACATCCAGGGGTTTAATTGTGAAAGGGTCAATCACTCTGAGATTGATTCTCTCTAAAGGATGACAAAGTGGTTTTAGGTAGTCACTGAGTCACTGTAACAACACCGATTCATTTCTCTTTTATAGCCAGGCAGCCAAAAAACAGAGTGGTGATTCTGAGGCTAGGGGTCTATGCCAgtaactggaaggttgctggttcaaatcctgtgaatgcccagagtgattctactccattggacccttgagtaaggcccttatccTGCAGTTGCTTCgacctgggtatgatgttaacctacatccagccctataaggaggtcctctaACTTACAGGGAAAAACTTGGGATTGGTGGCaggactggcactccagccactgggaaaaaaacctcacactggtccattcggactagtgtggtgctgaggtaccaCCTGCCACATGGCTACACTCAGGTTCCCATCCTTGATTTGGTCTGTCGTGTGGTGTGGCaacgcactgtaatcagtgcatgcaccttacacactgtaatcagtgcatgctccttacacactgtaatcactgcatgctccttacacactgtaatcactgcATGCTCCTTAGTAGCACCTTTCAGCTCAGGGGAATAACAAGAACCCTTCGCATTACCTTTCTTGAGCTGCTCAGCTGCCGCCAAGGCTTCATGCAGTGTGACCCCCGCCCCAATCACGGTCACATGATCATCGTTGCTCTTGTACACCACCTGGTGGGAAAGACAAGGCGGCAAGATATTGGCGAGATAGTGAGATGCAGTCCagctgtgtggctgtgtgtgcctCTCTGTCCTCCACACCCTGCTCACACCTTGGCCTGGCCGATGTGAAAGTCCTCGCTGCTATTGTAAATGATCGCACTCTCAGGGCGACTGGTTCTTATGAAGCAAATACCCTGCGAGACAAAGGAAGCAGATGTGTTAATGGGCTTCCCAcatggggctgttttttttatatgtggGGCACAGATGCAAGAGTCACAGCACGGATCCCCAAAGGGCGGACCACATGCTACCTTCCTGTTTGCCGCCAGCTCTACTGCCTTCTCGGTGGCGACTCCATCACTGGGGTAGAAAATGGTCGCCGTGGGGATGGCTCTGAACAATGCCAGATCCTCCAGGCCCATCTGAGATGGTCCATCTTCTCCTGAAAGAAGGCGGCCACATGTGTCAGAGCCCTCGGCCAATGGGAGTGGGAGGGCGGGACAGCAAAAATAAGTAGAAGACGGGCAGGCGTTCAGGATACCCGGGGAACCAATAGGATGCCTGGGCATCCTGTAACCACTTCCGTGACAGAAAGGGGGAGTGAGTGAGGGGAGGGGCTGGGTGGTATCAGGAGCAGCACAAAGCAACAATGGGAAAAATGTGAGCAATGGAAAGTCAGGATTTAGTCAGGGATACAGCAGTAAGGAGAAAAAGTCATAGAATCTGTTTGGGAATTACAGCAGCAAAGAAATGGCAAACAGGAGATATGCATTAGTACATGATCTATGATGCCAGTACATGTATCGATGAAGAATTACACCATTAAAGGGTAATTAACATATGGGATAAACACACTGAATCTGTGAAGAATCACTTTCATCACTAAGAGCTTAGAGGCAAAAAAATGAACATCTAAAACAATTACATTTCTAAGCATGGCTTAACTTGTGGTTTAATAATAAATAGTTTGCAGATGGAGGGGGAGGAGCTAAAACCCGCTGTGAATTCATCACAGCAGCAGTACTGACCAACAGACAAACCGCAGTGGGAGCCACACAGGACAATGTCGCTCTCAGATATGGCTGCCATCCGCAGCTGGTCGAACGCCCGGCCGAAGAAGGCGGCAAAGGTGCTGGCGAAGACGACGTTCCTGTTTCTGGAGGCACAGCCCACGGCCACACTCACCTGAGGAGGGGGCAGAGCGGTAGGGGGCTTATGGCAGTGGCTGGGGGAGAGTTCTGAAGCAGAATGGCAACTCTTATTGAGGGAATCTTGGAGATCTGGCAACGGGCCTCATCTTTCCTCAGCAAATGCAGGGTTGGTCACGTGGGAGACTCTCAGGCACATTTTGTATGAAATTTGTTTGATTTCTTGTCTCCTGAAACCTTCCCCTATGCCCTTCCAACAGTAGGCATTACCATTCACCTGCTCGAAAGAGTACAACCTGTCTGCTTTCTGATCCATGTGGAGAGTAGCCTGGATGTTTTTCTCCATATTACTGCCTCTGATCTGAGAACTGGGAAATCAGAAGTTCAACCTGGCTAGAAGTGATATTGCTGAACGGCTTTCTGATTTGTTGTACTGACATGCAGTTAATTCGGGTTTGGCATAATTCCCAGCTCTAGCATCCGACCTCCGAGGTAAACGGAACTCAGCAGGTCAGGGTGAGCTGGAGGACTGAGCGGCTACCATGGTCACACATGGGTGGAAGCCTGTGATTATGCGGGTTTTACACCTCAGAGTGAACAGGAAGTGGGCCGAGGTCCTCACAGGTCACACTGTGAGCACAGAGATGcattattcagtgaattgtgtCTACTGTCAGCCTAGCGGCCTAAAATAGAGCGAATGCCAGACTCAATGACAGCTCAGAGCAGCCCGGGCGCAAAATACCTGCGGCAGAAGTTTGACTTTGGGAGAACAAAAACAGATGTTTTCTATTAtggcatatttatttttttttcaatacacATTCAGGAATATATCTAATGGAATACAGTTCTCTAAGCACAAGCTAGACCAATCAGCACCTTGCCAATATCATCACAATGCACTTTCCTGTATCCTGGGTTTACTGTATGAAATCAACATGAAGAGGTATGTTAGTTAACCAGTTCAACCATCTGCTAGTGAGGAAAGAACATGCGGGTACCATGTTTTGCTCGCCAAGGTAACACTCCACGAATTGGTCGGGATGCTCGTTCTTGAATACTTCACAGAAGGTGGAGTTCTTGGTGTCCCCATCCAGGGCCACCACCCGCTCGTTGTAACGGCCCAGTTTGGCCAGAGCCAGACCATAAGCCTTCCGTGTGGCAATCTGGTGAGAAAATAGCTGTCACTGGAGAAGACAGAAGGCATGCGAAATACTCACCTAAAAATTAAGGCCCACCTCCACAAAGAAAGTCAGTTGGCCAGACTAAAAATTGATTTATACTCCTATATAGATTCTACACCGTTGGTAGCTGTGTAGCTGGATATCCTATACCGTAGCCTGCACCATGGCCAGACACGCACCTTCCCAGAAATGTAACTGTACAGATAGTATATAGGCCATAGGGTATAGAGGTTACCATGTAGgacaggggtgggcagtcttatcTGGAATGAGCCGTTGTGTATCCGGATCTACCCTGCAACTCCctaagagtcctcacacctggatttgaacagctgacctaaaggttatcccaaaatcctgcataaacaccggccctttgtggaccCATGTACTACCCATGGCACAGATTCTATGCAAaagtataaatcagccttaACTACTACGAAAGCGTAAGGTTAACTAAAAAATGTTGGTAACACTACTTTGTGGTAGCACAAAGTAGTAGTACATGCttccttaattaattaatcagtAACTGTTTGTTTCGTAGTGATTCCATGTTCATTTATTCAGTCATGatggttcatgtatttcatgcagaaaccatattagttcatgatttgttctttAGTAGTAATTGAGTTACTAGTTATTTGTACatccttaagtaaagtgttacctaaCTGTTGACCCACACTATCTAAAAGCCTCCTTATGTCCACCTCACCCACCTGAATATTTCCTTGATTTTGCGAGTTGTTCCATCCACCTCTTCCAGTTCTCTTTGAATTGTTTTATttctaattattattaaaacagGAGAGTGAattgcactccccacattaatGCTGTACCTTCTCCCCCAGTTTGTAGCTGGGGCCACTGGGCATGCGGATGTTGCGCACGTCCACGGGTGGGGCATCGTCCACGGGTGGGGCTGGATACAGGCGCTTGCTGCTGCTCAGGATGTGGCTGTGTAGCTCCCTCACCACACTGTCCGCCATGTCCTTGGGGAGGACCTTCCCGTGCCAGCCCATCTTGTCCTCAGCAGCTGCATGCGCatacacacagacccacacacgCGATGAAGAAGCAGTTTCATCTGTGCTAAGCAGCTCACCAAGCTGATAGTGCCAGGTACAGCAGTCCGGGCATGTGGCCACATAGCAGAATTATGAGTTTGACCTGCCCCATTGGGACTTTCTCCCAACTAGACACGTAGCCCACTAATAAAATTAGGGGTTTGTACTCCCCTGAAATTTGCCCCCGTCCCCAGGTCATCAAAGTCTACTTAGAGGAATGTACCGGCAGTGATAACCTCAGCTTGGTGATGCAGTGTAGTGCCTGGATTTTGTAAGCTCTACACGATAGGCTTGGGGTGTCTATAGAGTGGTGTATAGATTGCACTGCATTGTGGGTACCTGGAATTCCTTTGCCTTTAATGGTTTTGGCGATGATGGCAGTGGGTTGGTGTCGAGGCTGGCAGAGGACTTTACAGAGCTCCTCCACGCTGTGTCCGTCCACGACGAAGGCATTCCAGCTACCAGACAAGAGAAAAGGACATTATCTCTATTTGTTTGTGAGGTGCACTGACAGACATGTGCATGTACACACATAGGCTGCTAACTCACATAGAGATACATGTGTAGGAAAAGAGTAGCACCAGGAGTTAAATCATAATCAGAGAGGAAGGGGAGCCTGGTCAGGTACAGAGCGGGGAGGAGtgggacattttttttaatatgacTATTGCACATTTTACGTGGTTAAATAGTACTGGAATTTTTCTTAAAGATAATAGATAAACAAAACTTAAAAATTCATCAAAATGGCTTATCACTACAAGTAATATTCTTGCTTATGCATTTAATGTCCccataaaaatgtattaaaatgtcAAGTTATTCGCGGATTGACTTGTTACAGGTCTTCCCAAGTCCAGCTAGTAAGTCAAGCTTTAGTAGCAacacattaaacaaaataaGTAAAAATACGAGAACACGTTCAAAACAAATGGAGAGCAGTTGTACAGACAAGCACAGCAGCCCAACTCGCACAAATGAACTGAAAAACACAGGACACTGGCACTCACAGGCAGAGCTACTCACCCAAATGCCTCACAGCGTCTCTGGTACTTCTCCATGTGGTGTTGCAGAGGAGTTGGATCACTCTGGCCCAGCCGGTTGATGTCCAGGATGGCCACCAAGTTGTCCAGTTGGCTGTAGGAAGCAAAGGCCATGGCCTCCCACACCGACCCCTCGAACAGCTCTCCATCTCCCAGTAGGCAGTACACGCGGTAACTGTGCAGCCATGAGGTAAAAAAGCACACAGTGAAGTGCAGCCTG
This genomic stretch from Brienomyrus brachyistius isolate T26 chromosome 6, BBRACH_0.4, whole genome shotgun sequence harbors:
- the tkta gene encoding transketolase, which gives rise to MEKYHKVDQQTVQALRNIAVRLRINSIKATTAANSGHPTSCCSVAEIMSVLFFHTMRFTPEEPRNPNNDRFVLSKGHAAPALYAVWAELGYLKENELLSLRKSDSVLEGHPVPKQRFVDVATGSLGQGLGVACGMAYTGKYFDKASYRVYCLLGDGELFEGSVWEAMAFASYSQLDNLVAILDINRLGQSDPTPLQHHMEKYQRRCEAFGWNAFVVDGHSVEELCKVLCQPRHQPTAIIAKTIKGKGIPAAEDKMGWHGKVLPKDMADSVVRELHSHILSSSKRLYPAPPVDDAPPVDVRNIRMPSGPSYKLGEKIATRKAYGLALAKLGRYNERVVALDGDTKNSTFCEVFKNEHPDQFVECYLGEQNMVSVAVGCASRNRNVVFASTFAAFFGRAFDQLRMAAISESDIVLCGSHCGLSVGEDGPSQMGLEDLALFRAIPTATIFYPSDGVATEKAVELAANRKGICFIRTSRPESAIIYNSSEDFHIGQAKVVYKSNDDHVTVIGAGVTLHEALAAAEQLKKERINLRVIDPFTIKPLDVQTIINNAKATKGRIITVEDHYYEGGLGEAVCSAIVNEAGLTVHRLAVVHVPRSGKPAELLKIFGIDRDAIVQVAKKMISSSANAK